Proteins encoded in a region of the Drosophila sechellia strain sech25 chromosome 2L, ASM438219v1, whole genome shotgun sequence genome:
- the LOC6613285 gene encoding uncharacterized protein LOC6613285 isoform X2 → MDIALRGTNRASSTSTTGTGLHHAVSLGNIEVSTKTTYSSHMDRSYDSEDEHTGRRRLRHTLSTELHPHTSVYSRGDIREQYCLTDRQLHSIEQRPRRERFFGCLSRRGQTQSGSFLGGCVGRRVPSDENLAAYAPFEKYPRYQNSYTDTHELESSYFRRQPASILSIGKSGEADLGRRYTWIGQQQVTNNNPDYQSDHRATCCTAPLESFYQDVLLRNYYVELCAPPNPTPPTSHTNQIANLNVCSYHCPTYATMPTTHHQHHHQQQGGNVRTKHVSFARSHTLTSFDNVNAGFRSSGRLKTARSQERLIGGKKPIIATGSMYETLQPPLQAQQQPQQMQPQQSSTLPKTWLPPPVQLQPCQHHHAPIHLHQPIPDNMVGLIIPQPLPLALPLPSPEVLIVEKKFRNAMKTQATQTDAAARRQGQIGYNTQVLALSPRPPHRIKVVSQGAQTNGLQNGKKLTKSLSEIPNGKDGTSSHHYQQGSIYPHEMIYRTQSQDVTPLQTLSDAQNNIMYYKPPPPLLDAHSYGLGMEHLSRTRPSPSEQSVEYVNVNAAAVALNESFDYESNSLPRRACTSHTDFYSNSLPRRHITESSELMTDSVPLDFSQSHLLPPPSEYCKNDDEDVEEYYDEEEDHPHETESYSSEVCMEHAAQHRRMSMLPQMIDSPFRRDDLRRQSMPVYGQTEKLIDGFGPRSSFRRRDKVSCFPDEPPAVQEARDEQEIFIDFKPHISPKPSPKLQLKHRKQHKAEIAMKKMQQQRMAQAAALTLPKPKSQPVEVEVRKVELEPSDEEEDEDEVSEPEEEDDGEEIDEDEQKLEADLQEDEEPLYENITPCGCRVVPQPDVENIQDKRSQFRKRSVSLDDDYEDKASETPTLTGLRLPSTPASPCRDELLANVSTYPSSDSLANDNTRDHSDGIWNESQVTVLTAEQRDISDGSYSSNLLLTPSSKRKNLLLQHQQRSSVDTDALDFEEQSPTYGLQTLPKIIKTPTPTTSRPTSTQPMMPPPAIAVTPSTNQILDSCISSPLPKRSMVPRGSVPDARQLMFTGGTAKQRHSDASFLPMGATDYARSADISECSTNTDEYATCTDTSKRTPGIKTPPTTTSSSSTTQVPVSTQSSQLEKTHAGSSFESASSLYSMREDLLQHDEKERDKQAPLTKAQLKSPIGSVAELTRKSPSHSISSTTSSGSCPVSGAAIKSPAKESLPQTVTSSGTSQMKVSSAECIQPGVKPKPDSISEDERSEVRYSSSGYYESPHEEDEEKQGTRSKARRLRQEDERKRRKTSMKLDIEKENMRALTSPIKKPAGSSKITSPEQSISGTMDNGSSPSKMKRFRPKIRRQLRKSSREDVLAAAAVRRSRATPTIFGLSSGSGDTELLLDASMSTGAVAGTTTTAVTSVSAPSSASKLPTSESSVTTQPEAVVAPLPAKKPHSCATPTSLLSPKLPTTSGTQSKSTSDAFQLKAKSIESLRSVSPGSDSVFYSEADGNAASGEQSHCHHCGKEMEGKQQSNTISELAGDSVESIPYIEQDIVKPPSDFADSPVTTKTTQRLYKKMDKRFRSEERYHGERGRHYKTRQENIRAKSEERGRIPSLPNTPVLRPAGSSPCVLPDTEQSQHIIYKGHYDAGRYTRLTDDDLWTQLDHQCFDRSRERRASTESEKGFHAKYQVILHRLVQRRCTLEMYHRQKHNSFRVDKTVVVKSDSGEFGFRIHGSKPVVVAAIEPETPAESSGLEVGDIIISVNGVQVLDKHHTEVVKIAHDGCEKLELQVARTIGVLMHEQLEPPSQPIFSGYLWRQSGQAKGAPNTKKWVRRWFSLRPDNCLYYYKTEDDSQPVGAMIMAKHTVDLCPVDVGKPFAFKVDAGEGIPMYVAADSDEMANRWLQLLRQAASQDNQWLDKSARCLYQSPSNIQRPDCFGYLLKLGSRWCGWSKRYCVLKDACLYFYQDANSKSAFGMACLHGYKVASMSANASGKKNSFEIVPPETKLRHYFFCTESEMDKKRWISALEYSIDRWIKSG, encoded by the exons CAGCATAGAGCAGCGTCCTAGGCGGGAacgattttttggctgccTTTCGCGACGCGGTCAAACGCAATCGGGCAGTTTTTTGGGTGGCTGTGTGGGGCGGCGGGTGCCCTCCGATGAGAATTTGGCCGCCTATGCTCCATTTGAAAAATATCCACG CTACCAGAACAGCTACACGGACACACACGAATTGGAAAGTTCCTATTTTCGCCGTCAACCGGCGTCGATTCTGAGCATTGGTAAATCTGGTGAAGCGGACCTGGGTAGACGCTACACCTGGATTGGTCAGCAGCAGGTGACCAACAACAATCCCGACTACCAATCGGACCACAG GGCAACTTGTTGTACAGCACCACTTGAATCCTTTTACCAGGATGTTTTGCTACGGAATTATTATGTCGAGCTTTGCGCTCCACCAAATCCTACACCACCAACATCACACACCAATCAAATCGCTAATCTAAATGTTTG CTCGTATCACTGCCCCACATACGCCACAATGCCAACCACACACcatcagcaccaccaccaacaacaGGGCGGAAATGTCAG AACCAAACACGTGAGCTTTGCCAGgtcgcacacactcacaagTTTCGACAATGTGAATGCCGGATTCCGATCCTCAGGCCGTTTGAAAACGGCCCGAAGCCAGGAGAGATTAATTGGGGGCAAGAAGCCCATTATTGCCACGGGCTCCATGTACGAAACACTCCAGCCCCCGCTCCAAGCCCAACAGCAACCGCAACAGATGCAGCCGCAACAGAGCTCCACCCTGCCAAAAACCTGGCTGCCACCACCAGTTCAACTGCAGCCATGCCAGCACCACCATGCCCCGATTCACCTGCACCAGCCCATTCCAG ACAACATGGTCGGACTGATCATTCCGCAACCCCTGCCCTTGGCTCTTCCACTGCCCAGTCCCGAAGTTCTCATCGTCGAGAAGAAGTTCCGCAACGCCATGAAAACGCAGGCCACTCAAACAGATGCAGCAGCCCGTCGCCAGGGGCAAATTGGCTACAATACCCAGGTCCTGGCTTTGAGTCCCCGGCCACCACATCGCATCAAGGTGGTTTCCCAGGGGGCTCAaacgaacggcctgcagaatgGCAAAAAACTAACGAAAAGCCTCTCCGAAATACCCAATGGCAAGGATGGCACCTCCTCCCATCATTATCAACAGGG TTCCATATACCCGCATGAGATGATCTACCGCACTCAGTCGCAGGATGTGACCCCTTTGCAGACCCTTTCGGATGCCCAAAACAACATCATGTACTACAAACCGCCGCCACCATTGCTGGATGCCCACAGTTACGGACTGGGAATGGAGCACCTGAGCCGGACACGTCCTTCGCCATCCGAGCAAAGTGTGGAAtatgtgaatgtgaatgctGCCGCAGTGGCTCTGAATGAAAGTTTCGACTACGAGAGCAACAGTTTGCCTCGACGAGCGTGTACCTCGCATACGGATTTCTATTCGAATAGTTTGCCTAGAAGGCATATCACGGAGAGCTCCGAACTAATGACCGATAGTGTTCCCTTGGACTTTAGCCAATCGCATTTATTGCCACCACCAAGTGAGTACTGCAAGAacgacgacgaggatgtgGAGGAGTACTACGACGAGGAGGAAGATCATCCCCATGAAACGGAGAGCTATAGCTCAGAGGTCTGCATGGAGCACGCGGCCCAACATCGCCGGATGTCCATGCTGCCTCAGATGATAGACTCTCCATTTCGTCGCGATGATCTGAGGCGCCAATCCATGCCGGTTTATGGCCAAACAGAGAAGCTCATCGATGGCTTCGGTCCAAGGAGCTCTTTTCGAAGGCGCGACAAGGTCAGCTGTTTTCCGGATGAGCCGCCAGCCGTACAAGAAGCTCGGGATGAGCAGGagatatttattgattttaagcCGCACATTTCGCCCAAGCCGAGCCCTAAGCTCCAGCTGAAGCACCGTAAGCAGCACAAGGCGGAGATCGCCATGAAAAagatgcaacagcagcggaTGGCACAGGCGGCAGCTCTGACCCTGCCCAAGCCCAAGTCACAGCCAGTCGAAGTTGAGGTGAGAAAAGTTGAACTTGAACCCAgcgatgaggaggaggacgaaGACGAGGTTTCCGAGCCCGAAGAGGAGGATGACGGCGAGGAGATCGATGAAGATGAGCAGAAACTAGAGGCAGATCTGCAGGAGGATGAGGAACCGCTGTACGAGAACATAACGCCCTGTGGCTGCCGGGTGGTTCCTCAGCCAGATGTGGAGAATATCCAGGACAAACGCTCGCAATTCCGCAAGCGATCTGTAAGCTTGGATGATGACTACGAGGACAAGGCATCTGAAACTCCCACACTAACTGGCCTGAGACTCCCATCAACTCCGGCCAGTCCTTGCCGCGATGAGCTGCTGGCCAATGTCTCAACTTATCCTTCCTCAGACTCGCTGGCCAATGACAATACCCGCGATCATTCCGATGGCATATGGAATGAGTCGCAGGTTACTGTCTTGACAGCTGAACAGAGGGATATATCCGATGGCTCCTACAGTTCCAACTTACTGTTGACTCCATCCTCGAAAAGGAAGAACCTACTGCTGCAGCATCAGCAGAGAAGCTCGGTGGACACCGATGCCCTGGATTTTGAGGAACAA AGTCCCACCTATGGCCTACAAACACTGCCGAAGATCATCAAGACCCCCACACCAACCACATCGAGGCCCACATCCACCCAACCAATGATGCCACCACCAGCCATCGCCGTAACTCCATCTACAAATCAGATTCTGGACAGCTGCATAAGTTCACCGCTGCCCAAGAGGAGCATGGTCCCCAGGGGATCGGTTCCGGACGCCCGACAGCTCATGTTCACTGGTGGAACCGCCAAACAAAG ACACTCGGATGCCTCGTTCCTGCCCATGGGCGCCACGGACTATGCGAGGAGTGCAGATATATCGGAGTGCAGTACGAATACAGATGAGTATGCCACCTGCACGGACACCTCGAAACGCACACCAGGTATTAAGACACCGCCGACCACCACCAGTTCATCGTCGACCACACAAGTGCCAG TGTCCACCCAGAGCTCGCAGTTGGAAAAGACGCACGCCGGCAGTTCCTTCGAAAGCGCCAGTTCCCTCTACTCCATGCGGGAGGATCTCCTCCAGCACGACGAGAAGGAGCGGGATAAGCAGGCCCCTCTTACCAAGGCTCAACTAAAATCGCCCATTGGCTCAGTGGCAGAGCTGACCAGGAAATCGCCATCGCACTCCATCAGTAGTACCACCTCTTCAGGAAGCTGTCCCGTCTCGGGAGCGGCCATCAAATCTCCTGCCAAGGAAAGTCTGCCCCAAACGGTGACCAGTTCGGGAACGTCCCAGATGAAAGTCAGCTCAGCAGAATGCATACAGCCTGGAGTTAAGCCCAAGCCGGATTCCATATCGGAGGATGAGCGCAGCGAAGTGCGGTACTCCTCATCCGGTTATTACGAGAGTCCCCACGAGGAGGATGAAGAAAAGCAGGGCACAAGGAGCAAGGCCCGCCGACTGCGACAGGAAGACGAAAGGAAAAGGCGCAAGACTAGCATGAAGCTGGACATTGAAAAGGAGAACATGCGTGCCCTAACCAGTCCCATTAAAAAGCCCGCAGGATCCAGCAAGATCACATCGCCAGAGCAATCGATTTCTGGAACCATGGACAATGGCAGCAGTCCCAGCAAAATGAAACGCTTCCGTCCCAAGATACGCAGGCAGTTGAGAAAAAGTTCACGGGAAGATGTCctggcggcggcagcggtACGCAGGAGtcgtgccacgcccactattTTCGGCCTGAGCAGCGGCAGTGGAGACACAGAGTTGCTACTAGATGCCAGCATGTCAACAGGCGCCGTGGCAGGAACCACCACCACTGCCGTGACATCCGTATCAGCGCCATCGTCCGCATCTAAGTTACCAACATCGGAATCCTCAGTGACCACACAACCTGAGGCAGTGGTGGCTCCATTGCCGGCGAAGAAACCACATAGTTGCGCAACGCCCACATCCTTGCTGTCACCCAAACTGCCCACAACTAGCGGCACCCAATCGAAGTCCACATCGGACGCCTTTCAGCTCAAGGCCAAGTCCATCGAGTCCTTGCGCTCTGTGTCGCCAGGTTCCGATTCCGTGTTCTACAGCGAAGCCGATGGCAATGCGGCCAGTGGCGAACAGAGTCATTGCCACCATTGCGGCAAGGAGATGGAGGGCAAGCAGCAGAGCAACACCATCAGCGAACTGGCTGGTGACTCGGTCGAGTCGATACCCTACATCGAGCAGGACATCGTCAAGCCTCCCTCGGACTTCGCCGACTCGCCGGTAACCACCAAGACCACACAGCGGTTGTACAAAAAGATGGACAAGCGGTTCCGTTCCGAGGAGCGCTATCATGGAGAAAGGGGCAGGCACTACAAAACCAGGCAGGAGAATATTAGGGCAAAG AGCGAGGAGCGTGGACGCATTCCCAGTCTTCCCAATACCCcagtccttcgtcctgccgGCTCCAGTCCTTGTGTCCTGCCCGATACGGAACAGAGTCAGCACATTATCTATAAGGGACACTACGACGCAGGACGCTATACACGACTGACCGACGATGACTTGTGGACTCAACTGGACCATCAGTGTTTTG ATCGTTCCAGGGAGCGCAGAGCTTCCACTGAGTCGGAGAAGGGCTTCCATGCCAAGTACCAAGTGATCCTACATCGCCTCGTCCAGCGACGCTGCACATTGGAGATGTACCACCGCCAGAAGCACAACAGTTTCC GCGTGGACAAAACCGTGGTGGTCAAGAGCGATTCCGGCGAATTCGGTTTCCGTATTCACGGTTCCAAGCCCGTTGTAGTGGCCGCCATCGAACCGGAGACTCCGGCGGAGAGCTCTGGCTTGGAGGTGGGCGACATCATCATATCCGTGAATGGCGTCCAAGTGCTGGACAAACACCACACCGAGGTGGTCAAGATCGCACACGATGGCTGCGAGAAGCTGGAACTTCAGGTGGCCCGGACCATTGGGGTGCTAATGCACGAGCAACTGGAGCCGCCAAGTCAGCCCATATTTAGTGGATACCTGTGGCGGCAGAGTGGACAGGCCAAGGGAGCGCCCAATACCAAGAAATGGGTGCGTCGTTGGTTCTCCCTGCGACCCGATAATTGTCTGTATTACTACAAAACTGAAGAT GACTCTCAGCCCGTTGGCGCCATGATTATGGCCAAGCATACCGTGGACCTGTGTCCTGTGGATGTGGGCAAACCCTTTGCCTTCAAAGTGGATGCCGGCGAGGGTATTCCCATGTACGTGGCTGCCGATTCCGATGAGATGGCGAACAGGTGGCTCCAGCTGCTTAGACAAGCGGCCTCCCAGGACAACCAGTGGCTGGACAAGAG TGCGCGGTGCTTGTACCAGAGTCCCAGCAACATTCAGCGGCCCGACTGCTTCGGCTACTTACTCAAATTGGGCTCAAGGTGGTGCGGTTGGTCGAAACGCTATTGCGTTCTTAAGGATGCCTGCCTCTATTTTTACCAAGATGCAAATAGCAAGAGTGCATTCG GCATGGCCTGCTTGCACGGCTACAAAGTGGCCTCGATGTCCGCCAATGCATCCGGCAAGAAGAACTCGTTCGAGATAGTGCCACCAGAGACGAAATTGCGTCACTATTTCTTCTGCACCGAAAGCGAAATGGATAAGAAGCG CTGGATATCCGCACTGGAGTACTCCATTGACCGCTGGATAAAGTCCGGGTAA